One Etheostoma cragini isolate CJK2018 chromosome 6, CSU_Ecrag_1.0, whole genome shotgun sequence DNA window includes the following coding sequences:
- the nradd gene encoding death domain-containing membrane protein NRADD produces MRPLVICVLLLLKGTLGHACASSRFTQSGHCCSLCPVGFGVEVECGKEDTKCKPCPKGTFSSPESLGSCLPCAKCPPSVPMIASCSAIQDTQCDCGNGFFFLSTYGMCAPCSKCTRGGEGVVRECGPQGDTQCQICGPGTFSEEHISTKPCQACTRCSDSEVEIRHCMPNSDTLCMDKKLHILSRPALGGSDAPRLPGETSPVPAGTPKFTPQDDGDSNNILAYVSVLAAVVLGLLIYVAYKCWRSCKQKRALSKARAAELGASPEGEKLQSDSGVFLDSHSLQDNQPSKGTKRDSKQDNRLYINIPPHRQEEVERLLQEGGGRGWRQLGAALGYEPEQLDLFGRGEAPAHTLLTNWAQKEGSTLGLLCSALTRIERPDMVTALNCPTQGVSLV; encoded by the exons ATGAGACCGTTGGTCATCTGCGTGCTTCTGCTGTTAAAA GGTACTCTTGGACATGCCTGTGCCAGCAGCCGGTTCACTCAATCAGGGCATTGTTGCAGTTTGTGTCCTGTTGGCTTTGGAGTGGAGGTAGAGTGTGGAAAAGAGGATACCAAATGCAAACCATGCCCAAAAG GAACGTTTTCCTCACCTGAAAGCCTTGGCTCTTGCCTTCCCTGTGCAAAGTGCCCACCCAGTGTTCCCATGATAGCCTCTTGCTCTGCCATTCAAGACACACAATGTGATTGTGGCAACGGCTTCTTCTTTTTGAGCACCTACGGCATGTGTGCGCCTTGCTCCAAATGTACTCGTGGTGGTGAGGGTGTTGTCCGGGAGTGTGGCCCACAGGGAGACACACAATGCCAGATCTGTGGCCCAGGAACATTTTCTGAGGAGCACATTAGCACCAAACCCTGCCAGGCCTGTACCCGGTGCTCTGATAGCGAGGTGGAGATCAGACACTGCATGCCCAACTCTGACACACTCTGCATGG ATAAGAAGCTGCACATTCTGTCTCGTCCTGCTCTGGGTGGTTCTGATGCTCCTCGCTTGCCAGGGGAGACCAGTCCGGTCCCTGCTGGAACACCCAAGTTCACCCCGCAGGATGATGGAGACAGCAACAACATTCTAGCCTACGTCTCTGTTCTGGCTGCCGTGGTGCTGGGTCTGCTTATTTATGTGGCTTATAAATG CTGGAGATCATGTAAACAGAAAAGGGCTCTTTCTAAGGCCCGTGCAGCTGAGTTGGGAGCATCTCCAGAGGGAGAAAAGCTCCAAAGTGACAGCGGTGTTTTTCTGGACTCTCACAGCCTACAAGACAACCAGCCCAGCAAAG GTACTAAGAGGGACAGCAAGCAGGACAATCGTCTGTACATCAACATACCCCCCCACAGACAGGAAGAGGTGGAGCGCCTCCTGCAGGAGGGAGGGGGCCGGGGCTGGAGGCAGCTGGGTGCAGCACTGGGCTATGAGCCTGAACAGCTGGACCTGTTTGGGCGTGGAGAAGCCCCCGCTCACACGCTCCTCACTAACTGGGCCCAGAAAGAAGGCTCCACTCTGGGACTGCTGTGTTCTGCACTGACCCGCATTGAGAGGCCTGACATGGTAACAGCTCTTAACTGCCCTACACAGGGTGTTTCTTTGGTCTGA